The Parafrankia irregularis genome contains a region encoding:
- the metG gene encoding methionine--tRNA ligase — protein sequence MSTQTPDTEARRPGRPVLVAVAWPYANGQPHLGHIAGAYLPADIFARYQRMIGNRVLMVSGSDAHGTPITVRADEEGVTPQAIVDRYHPEFLRIWSDLAISFDLFTTTRTHNHEVVAQSVFTRLREAGYIYPKETSQFFDPDAGRFLPDRYVVGTCPHCSYTQARGDQCENCGRTLDPELLVDPRSKVTGAVPEMRQTTHFFLRLSGLSDQLLDWLQARQGWRRHVLNWSVQFVKDGLHDRAITRDLDWGVPLPTDELGPGKRLYVWFEAVIGYLSASKEWAAGTGDPEAWRAWWEDPEAAAYYFVGKDNIPFHTVIWPAMLLGHGGLDLPTDVPANQYVTFGGAKASKSAGIGRGVREYLDLLQPDALRFALASVLPEQNDTEISDGDIVRRVNDELIANWGNLVNRVMAQINKFFGGALPETGDLDGVHAELLASVDAGLVRVGELLERVELRAALRAAMEISAEVNAYLYREEPWKTVKVDKATAAHSLAVAVQAISGITTALAPFLPFSSARVADVLGIDLGVWARQPVAAGRELVWSGGLFTKLDADALDVTAPTGA from the coding sequence GTGAGCACTCAGACTCCCGACACGGAAGCGCGGCGTCCGGGCCGTCCGGTCCTTGTCGCCGTCGCGTGGCCCTACGCCAACGGGCAGCCGCACCTCGGGCATATCGCCGGTGCCTACCTGCCCGCCGACATCTTCGCCCGTTACCAGCGAATGATCGGCAACCGGGTGCTGATGGTCTCGGGGTCCGACGCACACGGCACGCCGATCACCGTGCGGGCCGACGAGGAGGGGGTCACCCCGCAGGCGATCGTCGACCGGTACCACCCGGAGTTCCTGCGGATCTGGTCCGATCTGGCGATCAGCTTCGACCTCTTCACCACCACCCGGACGCACAACCACGAGGTGGTCGCCCAGAGCGTGTTCACCCGGCTGCGGGAGGCCGGGTACATCTACCCGAAGGAGACCTCGCAGTTCTTCGACCCGGACGCGGGCCGATTCCTGCCCGACCGGTATGTCGTCGGCACCTGCCCGCACTGCTCGTACACGCAGGCGCGTGGGGACCAGTGCGAGAACTGCGGGCGCACGCTCGACCCGGAGCTGCTCGTCGACCCGCGCAGCAAGGTCACCGGCGCGGTCCCCGAGATGCGGCAGACGACGCACTTCTTCCTGCGCCTGTCCGGCCTTTCCGACCAGCTGCTCGACTGGCTGCAGGCCCGTCAGGGCTGGCGCCGGCACGTGCTGAACTGGTCGGTGCAGTTCGTCAAGGATGGTCTGCACGACCGTGCGATCACCCGTGACCTGGACTGGGGCGTCCCGCTGCCCACCGACGAGCTCGGGCCGGGCAAGCGGCTGTACGTGTGGTTCGAGGCCGTCATCGGCTACCTGTCGGCGAGCAAGGAGTGGGCGGCGGGCACCGGAGACCCCGAGGCCTGGCGGGCCTGGTGGGAGGACCCGGAGGCGGCGGCCTACTACTTCGTCGGCAAGGACAACATCCCCTTCCACACCGTCATCTGGCCGGCGATGCTGCTCGGCCACGGCGGGCTGGACCTGCCGACCGACGTCCCGGCGAACCAGTACGTCACCTTCGGCGGTGCCAAGGCGTCGAAGTCGGCGGGGATCGGCCGGGGTGTGCGCGAGTACCTCGACCTGCTCCAGCCGGATGCGCTGCGGTTCGCGCTCGCCTCGGTGCTCCCCGAGCAGAACGACACCGAGATCTCGGACGGGGACATCGTTCGCCGCGTCAACGACGAGCTGATCGCCAACTGGGGCAACCTCGTCAACCGGGTGATGGCGCAGATCAACAAGTTCTTCGGCGGGGCGCTGCCCGAGACCGGTGATCTCGACGGGGTGCACGCCGAGCTGCTCGCCTCCGTCGACGCCGGCCTCGTCCGGGTGGGTGAGCTGCTGGAGCGGGTCGAGCTGCGGGCCGCCCTGCGCGCGGCGATGGAGATCTCCGCCGAGGTGAACGCCTACCTCTACCGCGAGGAGCCGTGGAAGACCGTCAAGGTCGACAAGGCCACCGCGGCGCACAGCCTCGCGGTCGCCGTCCAGGCGATCTCCGGCATCACGACGGCGCTGGCACCGTTCCTGCCGTTCAGCTCCGCGCGGGTCGCCGACGTGCTGGGCATCGACCTCGGGGTGTGGGCGCGGCAGCCGGTCGCCGCCGGGCGGGAGCTGGTCTGGTCCGGTGGCCTGTTCACCAAGCTGGACGCGGACGCCCTGGACGTCACCGCACCCACCGGCGCCTGA